CCGGCAACTGGTCAAGGGCGGACTGAACGCCACAAATCGCCGAACCCACACCATGGCAGCCGATCGCGGCGAGTTTCTCGAAAGTCTGCGATTTTTGCGAAAGCGAATTCGACGTTCGCTCGGTAGGTTCCACATGGTTTGCTCGGGGACACCCGGGCCCAGCTCCGAGTATTGAGGAGGCCCTGTGCTGAAGAAGTTTGCCGCGGTCGGCACGTTGGCGTTTGGGTGCAGCGTTCGTCACCACAACCGGCGTCGCGCATGCAGATGACGTCGTCGTACGAGATGCCAACGGCGTGCCGTGGAGCTGGCCGTCCGAAGCATCCTGCATCAAAGACGGACCGGACCAGCACCTCCAGAACAGCGATGACGACGCATTCCTCAAGTACTGGTACTGCATGCAGCACGACGACGGCCTGTGGTACCTGCACAACACGGACAGCCCGACCGAACGGGTCGAGTAGCGCAGCAGCCCCGGTCGGGGGTTCCGGGGCAGCTGCGTCCGCGCTGTCGCACGCCGACGATCAGCGATTCAGGCCGGTATCGACGGTGCGCGAGAGCAAGGAGTGCGTGGTGAATGTTCGTGAACGGGCGCTGATCCGCGTCGCGATGGCCGGTGCGTTCCTCGGTGGATCGTTCGTGGCGGCGGGCACCGCCGTGGCAGACGAGATCCTGCCGACCGGGCCGAACGGTGTCACCTACGTCCGGACCGAGTCGGGACGCACGCTGTGCGGCGTCGAAGGAGATCGCGTGAACTGCACAGTGCAGTTCACCAACCCGCCGACAACGAACACGGGCGACATCGCCAATTCGGTGACGCTGAACCAGGATGGCAGCTTCACCTACCTCGCTGCTGACCTCGGACGCATCGCCCCGGTTCACACCGTCCACTACGACCAGACCTACATCGCCAACGGCTGGGCAGTAGAGGCATTCGACGACGGCACCCGGTTCACCAACAACCGAACCGACGAAGGATTCTGGGTGAGTGTCACCGAGGTCAACTCGCTCGGACAGCTGTGAGCACACGAGAATCCCGACGGGACAGCGAATCTGGTTCCACCGATACGGCACGGGATGCGGGTATGGCTCCCGGCCGCGCCCGACGGTTGGGCCGCCTGGACTCACTCAGTCCACGGGGCGTTGAAGTACCTCTACTACCGCCCGCGTGTCCCTTTTGGGATCTGCCAAGACTGCGTTTCGCCGGGCATGTCCACCACAAGTTCGACGCTGTCGTTGACGCTGGCCTTCATCATTCTCACACCTTCGGGAAATTGGTGATCATACGTGGCACACCCCATCAGCGGGCCTTCGGGCGACGGAACACTTGCCACCGTATGGCAAGTCGAGAGCGTGGACATCGAATGAGTTGACCGGCGATCACAACTGAAACGGGACCGAACGGCATGGATGACGAGGATGATTCGGCGGCTCCCGAGAAGTGCCCCCCTATGAGTGGCGAGGACGCACGCGTAGTACTCGGTCCAATAGATGCTGGGCACCATGTGGCCTATCACCTAGGCGTCGCTGCCGACCTGCCCCTGATTGCGGCGATGCTGTGCCGTCGCCAACTGGAGCAACTCGGAATAACCCCGTTCAAAGTCCTTCCGTGCGTCGACGTCGAATCGACATGCGAGGTAATCGTTCAGCTCGTGCGCGATGATGGCAACGAGCTGATCCTGTGACCGATCACGCAGATCGAGCATCATGACGTTGTTGTCACGCAATTCGACGATCTCAGCCTTGCGGTCACCGTCGGGCAAGCGATCCTCCAGCAAGTCGAACACGATTCGCGTCATCGACGAATTCCAAGACCAGTCACCGTCCACGAACCGAACAAAGCCGCTCACTTACCCGCCTCCTATTATTACAACGTTGGGATTCCCCAAGCCTTGGACGAACTCTCGAACGATCTCACGCTGCGCAACGGTGAACTTCGAGACGTCGACCGGAACAATCTCAGCTTTCTCCAGATGGTCCACGATCCTGCCCTGCAGATTAGGCCACTGCGAGTCGAAGAACTTAGACGGGAAGTTCCCGACAGCGTCGTAAGTTCGCCCACCGGCGTCGACCCAATCATGCGCATCTCCCTGCCCGGCGCGAGTGAGGTCCACGCCAAGCTCCTGTTCGATCCGAAGCCCCGTCTCGCTTTCGGCCGCCCTGAAACCTCCTGTCGCCGGGTCCATGCCAAGTGCACGTGCGTGCTCGGTGGTGAGGTCGAGCTCAACCGGAGCGGCATGTCCTGTGTCGGCCGACGGCGCGTCGGGGGTCGTAGAAGGCGCATCGACCGGCGCGTGGCCACTGCCCGCAGGTGCGTCGACGTGACCATGCGGTGTGGGGGCGTCATCGACGTGTCGAGAGGTGGCGCCGAGGGCGTCGAGGCCGTGCTCGATCCCTTCACCGAACAGCTTGGCGCCGGGAACGGGAACCATTCCTGCGGCGTCGATCGCGGCTTGTCTCTTCTGCTCGGGGGTCGCCCCGTCCCAATCGGTGACGACGTCGTACATATTGCCCACGTCGGGCATCGTCGCGTCCCAGATGGTCTCGGACGCGTCCTTCATGCCCTCGGCAAACGCCCCTGTCGCTCGCTCTAGAACCGGCGGTTCCTTCGGGAACGCTTGTACGTCGGCGTTCTCCGGTAGCGGCGCGACAGGTGCCGTCGGGCCACCTTGCGCGGCCGAGGCGTAGTTGAGCTCGTTCAGAACCCGCTGTTGCTCGGTCAGCTCGGCTCGGGCGTCGAACACCGCCTGGCTCAACGCATTAGTGTCATCGCGGCTCGGGCCGGCCCCCGCACCCTGCATGTAGCCCTGGCCCGCGGCGTCGTCCAACTTGGCCTGCGCCGCGGCGAGGGTTTGCCGGGCGGCCTCCACCTTCGCCGCTTGCCGATCGATCGCCGCCTTGTCGGGCGGCGGGGGAACCTGGCTCAGCACGGGCGGCAGGCCGCCAGGGTTGTCTTCGCCCGGCTTGGCCGCCTCACCGTCCTCCGGCTTGCCCTCCGGAGTGTCGTTGGCACCCAACAGGTCACCAAGATCGCCCCCGACGTCACCAGTAGTTGCGGGAGGCTTCTCGTCGGGTTTCAGCCCCGACTTCTTCGCGGCGTCTTCCACAGCCTTAGGCACCGCGAATGGACCGATCTGACCCGTCGCCTGCTCCGCAGGACCGGGCTTCTCGCCCTTACCGTCGTCGGGCTTGTCCTGCACCTTGTTGTCGACCAGCTGCACCGTGGGCTCGCCGTCACGCCCCTCGCCCTCGCCGTCGAACCGGATCCCTTCCAGATCAGCGGCTTTCGCCTGCAGGCGGTCGCCCACGAGCTTGTCGGCCTGGACAAGCTGCTAGGCAGTCCAGCGAATGTCTTCGGCGTACTCCGCAAGAACCCTGTTCCGCTCGGCGACCGTGGTGATGTCGTACTCACGAGCGTCGGTCACCGACAAGTCTTCGGCGACGCTGAACCCGTCGTTCTCCGCAGCGGTGATCGCCTCCACCGCCTTGTCCTTGGCCGCCTTGATGTCGTGGGCACCGTTCTCGGCGAGGTCGGCGGCCTCACGCAGCACACTGCTCTAACGGCCGACCACCGCGACATCCTTGGTCACCCTGTCGAGTGCGGCATCCTTCGCGTCGCCCACCCAGGTGGTACCGCCCGGTGAGGTGATGTTCTGACGATGCTCGTCGAAGGCGGTTTCAGAACCCGTGGCCGCGGCGCGCCAGGTAGTCGCGGCGTCCGAGAGGTGCGAGGTGCTCCACTCCTCGATCTCGCTACGAGTCGGGAGCCCAGCGGGGGCAACCGCAGAGGTCACACCGACACCGTGGTGATGGCATCGCCGCCGTCAGTGTCCGTGGAGTCGTAACGAGCGCTGCCCACCGACAGGTCCTCGGCCTGGCCAGTCATCCGCGCCGACTGACGACTCTTCACAGAGGTGAGTGCGGCGTTCATTGCGGCCACACCCGCACCGCTCGGTTGTGTCGAGGGCGCGGCGTCGAAGGAGCCATCTGTTAGCCCTGCGGCGATGCCGTCACTGCCGGCTGCCGCGGCTCGCAGGCCAGCCGCGTCGACTCCCAACCCGTTTGCCATGCCAATCCCCCAACCGGCGAACTCACTGGTCGTGAGGCTACCCCACGATTTGCGCTCCCCAATGCACGAGATTGGTCACGGAGGGGGTTAGAAACCAGGTGGAACGAAGCCACCCGCTTGCATGCGTCCAACTGGTTGTGGACGAGTACGCGGAGAACTTGCCGGGCCGGCGCTGCCGGCCATCGTGGCGGAGTACCTGGCCGGGGGCCTGGCGATCGACTTCAGTGACTATTCGGCGTGCCGACCTGCTCACTACCAACCAGCCTCCTCGTCTCCCCCGTTCCACTCTCGAGCAACTCCATGGAGTTCAGCTCGGCGCGCACCGCGACCGGAGCGGCGAGGCTGACGACGCTTGGGCCAGTGGCACATCCAGCAGGAGCAGATCTCGGTGCCGGTGAAGATCCACTGCCAGCAGCAGCGGGAGCGGTGGTCCGCCCATCCGGGAACGAGGTCAGGGAGGTCGCACACCTCGGGAGCGGCGCAGCGATGGACAGGAACAACGGCGACTTCACGGCGAACCACACGAACATGGAAGGGTGCGTGAGCATCGGTACGGGACACGGCGGATCCTCGAAAACAGGGTCGCCCCACCGTGTCCGCAGATCCGCTGCGGGGTGGGGCTACCGCGGTCTCTCGAGACCGCGGGCCGAGGTTGCTCGCATGAGTCGGGATGCTACTCGGTCCTGACGACACGCATACGCGAAGAGACCACAGCGCACCGCTACGCTCATCCTCGAGACCACTCCAAGGAGATCCCTTGCCGGAGAATCTGTTCGATGACGACGGCGCCAACGACTACATCGAGATGTGGAAGGCCGCCATCGGCGGGCTGAACCTTCTCGTCGATACTCTGATGGGGAACTCCGTCGATGGGGTCGAGACCACGCCGGATGAACAGCGGCAGGCATGGGAGGACGGGAAGGCCGCCGGCCGCCAGATAACGACCGGGCCGAACCCGTACCGGACAACCACCGAGGGTCGGTACCTGCTCGCACAGCTCTGGCTCGCTGGCCGGCAGGGAGTCTGGGACGGTCACCTGCGTTGACCGCCGACCTCGCACACGGCGGTGCAGCGACTGTGAGTTCGTGACGAATGCGGGAGTTCCAACTAGTCGCAGTTGACGGTCATCTCACCGCGACCAACCGCGAACCACCCGGTTGCCGATCTGGACCGTCACCATGGCGCCGTACGCGGCAACAAGGAGGTCTCATGGTCAAGCGGGTGGTCGGTTCGGTGGCCGGCATCGTCGTTCTGCTGCTCGCACTGCTGGTGATCGGAATGCGGTGGAAGCTGTCGCCGGTGCTCACCGCGGTGCGGCGGATGAACCGCGCGGTGTCGAACCCACGGGTGTTGCGAACTGCCGGATCCGCGGGCGATCAGAATTCGGTGATCTGCCATGTCGGACGCACATCGGGACGGTCATACCGAACGCCGGTCACCGCGATACCCACCACGACCGGATTCCTGATCGCACTGCCCTACGGCACGCGGGCCGATTGGCTGCGCAACGTGCTGGCGGCCGGGTCGGCCATGATCGTCACCGATGGGGAACAACTCGACGTCATCGATCCGAAGATCGTCGCCACCACCGACGTGGCCGACGTCCTCCCGGGTTCGACCCGGCGGGCCCTGTCGGTATTCGGAGTCGGCGAATGCCTGCATCTGGAGAGGGTGCCTACGCCGGCGTGACCAACCAGCCTCGCCGATCCTGCGCGACCCCTGCTGGTGATCGAAGCGGCCTGGCCCACCGTCGCCGACTCCCAACCACCTCCAGATGGCGGTGGCGGAGGGATTTGAACCCCCGGACGGTGTTAGCCGTCTCTCGCTTTCAAGGCGAGTGCATTAGGCCGCTCTGCCACGCCACCGCCGACAAGAGTACGGGCTTTACACCCGGCCGATGTGAGCGGGCGGCGCTCCGTTCTTCAGCGCGACGCTGATGCGTCGGCAGTTCTCGCCCATCGCCGCGATCTGCGGACGCGACAACCTGCCGAGAAAATGGGAGCGAACCCCCTGCCCGTAGGTCACCATCGCCTCGCGAACGGCCGCCCGGCCCTCCTCGGTGATGGTCGCGACCACACCGCGCCCGTCGTCGGGACTGGCACACCTGGTCACCAGGTTCTGCACTTCCAACCGCCGGATCTGCCGGGTCACCCGGCTGGGGAGCGACATCAACCGCTCCGCCAGGTCGCCCATCCGCGCCGCACCGGTCGGCGACTTGTCCAAGATGTCGAGCAGGCGCACATCATTGAGCGTCAGATGATGCGCATCCACCAGCGACCGATTCAAGGTCGCATACATTCGCAGCGCCGAGTCGAGGTAGTTCTGCCATGACCTCTGCTCGGCGATGTCCAGGCCCGGCATGTCACCTGCCGTGCGCCCCGCAATCATCCCCGCCATGGGCGCAATCGTAAGGGACGTCAGTATTGCTGCGCGCGAAAAATAGCGTGCTTGTAGCGTTCAATAAATGCATGCAATTATCGCGTCCGCGGACGGCCGTCTGACCTGGGAAAACGTCGCTGATATCTCTGCAGCAAACAACGAGATTTTGATCCGGGTCCACGCCGCCGGCGTCAACCGGGCGGACCTGCTCCAAGCGGCGGGCAAGTATCCACCTCCTCCGGGCGCCAGCGAGATCATCGGACTGGAGGTTTCGGGCACCGTCGCCGAGCTCGGCGCGGACGTTACCGACTGGTCAGTTGGGCAACCCGTGTGTGCATTGCTCGCAGGCGGCGGATACGCCGAATATGTCGCCGTACCCGCCGCGCAGGTGTTGCCATTGCCTGATGGCGTTGCCCTGCCCGATGCCGCGGGACTGCCCGAAGTGGCGTGCACGGTGTGGTCGAACCTGGTGACCACCGCAGGCTTGACCGCGAGCCAACTCGTCCTCCTGCACGGCGGCGCCAGCGGCATCGGCACCCACGCCATTCAGGTGGCGCGCGCCCTCGGCGCCCGCGTGGCGGTGACAGCCGGATCCGCCGACAAGCTCGCCCTGTGCCGTGAACTGGGCGCCGACATCACCATCAACTACCGCGACGAGGACTTCGTCGAACGAGTGCGGGCGGAGACCGGCGGCGCGGGCGCCGACGTGATCCTCGACCTCATGGGCGCGGCCTACCTGGACCGCAATGTCGACGCGCTGGCCGACGGAGGCCGGGTGGTGATCATCGGCATGCAGGGCGGCATCAAGGGAGAGCTGAACATCGCCAAGCTGATCGGCAAGCGGGCCGGCGTGATCGGGACGGCACTGCGCTCGCGTCCGGTCGAGGGCCGCGGCGGAAAGGCGCAGATCGTCGCCGCAGTGACCGAAAACGTGTGGCCCATGATCGCCGACGGGCGGGTACGGCCGATCATCGGCGCCGAACTGCCCATCGCCGAGGCCCAGCGGGCCCACGACCTGCTGGCCTCTGGGGAGGTGTCGGGAAAGGTCGTGCTGACGGTCTGAGCGCGATCAGCCGAGGGAGGCCAGCGCGCGCACCAACTGGTCGACCTCGGCGCCGGTCGAGTAGTGCGACAACCCGACCGTGACCGCACCGCCGATGTCGTTCACACCGATCACGTCGAGCACCCGGGAGCTGGCATTCGACAGCGCCAGAATGCCGTTGTCGGCCAGTCGCTGCACCACCCGCTCGGCCGGGATGTCCCGCACCACGAAGCTGAGCACCGGAATCTGCGACTCCGGCCTGCCGATCACCATGACCAACGGCAACGAGCGCAGCGACGCCACCAGATACTCGAACAGCCGGTCCAGGTAGGCGCCCGCCGACTGCATCGAGACCGTCAGCCGTTCCCGCCGCGAGCCGGTGGCCGTGTCATCGAGGTTGGACAGGTACTCGATGCTGGCCACCACACCGCCCAGCAGGCCGTACTGGTGCATGCCGACCTCCAGGCGGGCCGGACCCGTCGCGTTCGGGTTCAGCGACACCGAGGCCAACGAATCGATCGCGGACGGGTCGCGGAACACCAGGGCGCCGATCGGTGGCCCGCCCCAGGGCACCGCGTTGAGGGCGACGACGTCGGCATCGATCTCGCTGATGTCGATGAGCCGGTACGGAGCCGCGG
The genomic region above belongs to Mycolicibacterium sp. HK-90 and contains:
- a CDS encoding nitroreductase family deazaflavin-dependent oxidoreductase produces the protein MVKRVVGSVAGIVVLLLALLVIGMRWKLSPVLTAVRRMNRAVSNPRVLRTAGSAGDQNSVICHVGRTSGRSYRTPVTAIPTTTGFLIALPYGTRADWLRNVLAAGSAMIVTDGEQLDVIDPKIVATTDVADVLPGSTRRALSVFGVGECLHLERVPTPA
- a CDS encoding MarR family winged helix-turn-helix transcriptional regulator translates to MAGMIAGRTAGDMPGLDIAEQRSWQNYLDSALRMYATLNRSLVDAHHLTLNDVRLLDILDKSPTGAARMGDLAERLMSLPSRVTRQIRRLEVQNLVTRCASPDDGRGVVATITEEGRAAVREAMVTYGQGVRSHFLGRLSRPQIAAMGENCRRISVALKNGAPPAHIGRV
- a CDS encoding NAD(P)H-quinone oxidoreductase; the encoded protein is MHAIIASADGRLTWENVADISAANNEILIRVHAAGVNRADLLQAAGKYPPPPGASEIIGLEVSGTVAELGADVTDWSVGQPVCALLAGGGYAEYVAVPAAQVLPLPDGVALPDAAGLPEVACTVWSNLVTTAGLTASQLVLLHGGASGIGTHAIQVARALGARVAVTAGSADKLALCRELGADITINYRDEDFVERVRAETGGAGADVILDLMGAAYLDRNVDALADGGRVVIIGMQGGIKGELNIAKLIGKRAGVIGTALRSRPVEGRGGKAQIVAAVTENVWPMIADGRVRPIIGAELPIAEAQRAHDLLASGEVSGKVVLTV
- a CDS encoding cysteine desulfurase-like protein, translating into MAYDVARVRGLHPSLGDGWVHFDAQNGMLVPDSVATTVSTAFRGSMPTAVGPHPSARRSAAVLTAARQAVADLVNADPRGVVLGADRAQLLTALAEASSSRVGLGYEVVVTRLDDEANIAPWLRAANRYGAKVKWAEVDIETGELPSWQWEGLIDKPTRLVAIASASSTLGTVTDLSEVTKLTHEVGGMVVVDHSAAAPYRLIDISEIDADVVALNAVPWGGPPIGALVFRDPSAIDSLASVSLNPNATGPARLEVGMHQYGLLGGVVASIEYLSNLDDTATGSRRERLTVSMQSAGAYLDRLFEYLVASLRSLPLVMVIGRPESQIPVLSFVVRDIPAERVVQRLADNGILALSNASSRVLDVIGVNDIGGAVTVGLSHYSTGAEVDQLVRALASLG